Proteins encoded within one genomic window of Vidua macroura isolate BioBank_ID:100142 chromosome 2, ASM2450914v1, whole genome shotgun sequence:
- the MAB21L3 gene encoding protein mab-21-like 3: MKPFTDEDVEIYIQSKVERRHYLVSKAVEEVQKIIQQLTAEISYKAVRFQAISNSGIHNENIKVLAPSQFLITVPLRGLTGYRECQVRHWRYYTVNGAKLLSSVRDPEELHQWLEVEQFSKSLQQWHEEDVNIEGDLVPAKVLIVFRELVEKSIVSCNLSSKVTVLESFSSVVRVAVETSESQVEVELVPAVEIPTCWPEKARWPRCLKRWPSQEKVQCIKSLGFDLLARSNYHWQLCFSRAEHILMEGLDEDGGCRMKCFRVMRQMKEDVWCAGNKPVITAYHLQTVLFWTCEKYPRTKDWRCFPEAFLRLVQKLHKCVSQHFLKHYFLKNTNLLKYANTSDLDLVASKLALFLENPVFCLD; this comes from the exons ATGAAACCATTCACAGATGAAGATGTAGAAATCTACATCCAGAGCAAG GTGGAACGGCGGCATTACCTGGTTTCCAAAGCAGTGGAGGAGGTGCAGAAAATCATCCAGCAGCTGACCGCAGAAATCAGCTACAAGGCTGTGCGATTCCAGGCTATCTCCAACTCTGGCATTCACAATGAGAACATTAAG GTCTTAGCACCCAGCCAATTCCTCATCACAGTTCCTCTGCGTGGCCTGACCGGTTACAGGGAATGCCAGGTACGGCACTGGCGCTATTACACCGTGAATGGAGCCAAGCTCCTCTCCTCCGTGCGGGACCCTGAGGAATTGCATCAGTGGCTGGAGGTGGAGCAGTTCTCAAAAAGCCTTCAGCAGTGGCATGAAGAGGATGTGAACATCGAAGGTGATCTGGTTCCAGCCAAAGTCCTTATCGTCTTCCGGGAGCTGGTGGAGAAGTCGATTGTATCCTGTAACCTCTCCA GTAAAGTGACAGTGCTGGAGAGCTTCAGCTCAGTGGTCCGGGTGGCTGTGGAGACATCAGAATCCCAGGTTGAGGTGGAGCTGGTACCTGCTGTGGAGATTCCAACGTGCTGGCCCGAGAAAGCCCGGTGGCCTCGTTGCCTTAAGCGTTGGCCTTCTCAGGAAAAAGTGCAATGCATCAAG TCGCTGGGTTTCGACCTCCTAGCCCGCTCTAATTACCACTGGCAGCTGTGCTTCTCCCGTGCTGAGCACATCCTCATGGAGGGACTTGATGAAGATGGTGGTTGTCGCATGAAGTGCTTCAGGGTCATGAGGCAGATGAAGGAAGATGTCTGGTGTGCTGGGAATAAGCCTGTCATCACAGCTTATCACCTTCAG ACAGTGCTATTCTGGACGTGTGAAAAATACCCACGCACCAAGGATTGGCGCTGCTTCCCTGAAGCCTTTCTGAGGCTGGTACAGAAGCTGCACAAGTGTGTAAGCCAGCATTTCCTCAAGCATTACTTTCTCAAGAACACCAATCTGCTCAAATATGCCAACACCAGTGACCTTGACCTGGTGGCCAGCAAGCTGGCACTCTTCTTGGAGAACCCTGTTTTCTGCCTGGACTAA